A window of Cryptomeria japonica chromosome 3, Sugi_1.0, whole genome shotgun sequence contains these coding sequences:
- the LOC131033216 gene encoding SNF2 domain-containing protein CLASSY 2: MAGVELEACVDGAWWDVEQLRIEGGKMIAHFENQTRDYDEGISVEQIRLRSRAAIDSDCIDFLKPNTDVCVFAAHPKARLRTSGFNPFRAWYDAKIISSDKKPHRDGCDCKFYVKFYRANREDVLDLEHRPLFGSRKRKVGIESIAILQAPCQLEGKPSIINKPVETCIEDSSTIRVPAVASRSMKLHIEELISFSVKQGVVLEISLKLLEESDLNDPHEDDALGLRDSGDQVNLFHSKFQLGKDGDCVMIKQQGSMPIISSNKDMGCFILCIDKYHACQVNLQFDDQKAPEKFSGKPDCNDGCDNSWIQNGLSKISQESQNENTISRQSECLTKQSEQFSPRRKCKPVSNHLNGNTCFPGKLENHRDQVSKVNITTRCPSTPARKKRKIIASSRRSRYLQAQAQEIEYRQGKQKLTLLGQGILKRMREPRYDVCIIRRSKRLREQAQKIQNKLLQIQKEKVLMKYEMQKASCQKRKNKEVVGSNPPFSNVEFSNINSNINVNACFDLEAVGIPTEKWIENIPANILGIDMYTETCDTTNSGICMTLDLVELSRDEYKTRDIENSEPVVPEMETLAITMTPDIAISQEEIIDRRSLIPIEVGDGFSMEMSSEGTESEFPMVIADFKQSRMPISDDMIPANSLELENSERDNKCIHNLDNGGSHEVEVSKKSIPLDMQNNETAFHKYLLNRSDKCMYMEEKTEQFEIEDANGTAPKLEDYNPIQISDPESPIFAAMGDDSKFNQKCNTICIEEASTENHMEKVSAMASHVDISLMVDRDTTSLISVNSEEPNKENKCRRSLKEKPKIKQEARNKQGLRSAGQNEIANEGGLEEGGFGTKSFSKLIDRSSRADQPTPFHSEIHTLGNPEYLQEVTKAGNASNIALQIGGNESMETDNIGTQYVVVSDSRDSEEVNANSWIEEVTPSVPHASASKGTVQKTSPVISIISDNANRMFEHQNYFKDRKKQLGAHQNYCKDRKKQLGAVLHGKRTVFLSKEENDLRSSAERVNNHYVNMSTVNVALKRKDLSEDIKMKFQRLSASIESEIHKPSPPVLVRWSMIEKKNEVHEGFISDLIINEDGFDFNSTIEEKSSDLKNLWEEMERTLNGDLCDSENMHPTDRASAGNSAEAEAEDDAYSHFCISEHEFILDEEIGIICRICNFVKTEINNVSAPFQLWNSETIRSRSRDNFYMDRNFGDIVIPTLDDDSPCSQSSKISEKHDSVWEIIPELEEKMNAHQKRAFEFLWRNLAGSLVPEEIEASENDIGGCIIAHAPGTGKSFTIISFLQSYMTLFPRCKPLIIAPKSMLYTWAREFQKWNVNIPVYILNSLRDFKRKENPLRISAMLKSCKASLRQIYNVHCIAMLHEWHKKESVLVLSYPLFYTLTNEENANSEERMLIGKYLSRSPGLLILDEGHIPRSHRSKIWNLLMKINTRLRILLSGTLFQNNFEEYFNTLCLARPAFVDRILRWRRHRSKGIEEEQKEKIARRYFVEEIAKKINIRSMERGTCRQLLKSMTEDFIDVYKGDVLGTLPGLRTYMVMLRPTHLQETLLTKIDETINVNNGSSLELEFLVSIVSIHPSLFNDLLFTSKYFSTDYRSLERFRKYPDQGVKLKFVVQIMELCSCKGEKVLIFCQYIPPLLLLEEIFQSHFHWSKGEEILLLEGKHSLDERQDVIDKFSQQGGKARVLLASIKACGVGVNLTEASRVILLDPVWNPSCSKQAICRAFRMGQKRFVHVYQLIAFGTLEEEKYEKSVWKERMSNLIYSSDGRQNVEALNIEDDVLRQLVEEDGTMFQRIMEQEDIQKHKDSSDDMEIDIDDILPLD, from the exons GCATGGTATGATGCAAAAATCATAAGTAGTGACAAGAAACCACATCGAGATGGCTGTGACTGTAAGTTCTATGTGAAATTTTATCGGGCTAATAGGGAGGATGTGCTTGATCTTGAGCATCGGCCACTATTTGGAAGCAGAAAAAGAAAAGTAGGGATTGAAAGCATTGCAATTCTGCAAGCACCTTGCCAGCTAGAAGGGAAGCCCTCTATAATCAACAAACCTGTAGAGACATGCATTGAAGATTCTTCAACAATACGTGTCCCAGCAGTTGCTAGCAGATCTATGAAATTACATATTGAAGAACTCATTTCCTTTTCTGTTAAGCAAGGAGTTGTTCTTGAAATCAGTTTAAAACTGCTTGAGGAAAGTGATCTTAATGATCCACATGAAGATGATGCACTTGGCCTCAGGGATAGTGGTGACCAAGTTAACTTGTTTCATTCTAAATTCCAGTTGGGTAAGGATGGTGACTGTGTTATGATCAAGCAACAAGGAAGCATGCCAATTATCTCTTCCAATAAAGATATGGGATGTTTCATATTGTGTATAGATAAGTACCATGCATGTCAGGTAAATTTGCAATTTGATGACCAAAAAGCTCCAGAGAAATTTAGTGGGAAGCCCGATTGCAATGATGGATGTGACAATTCATGGATTCAAAATGGTTTGTCAAAGATATCCCAAGAGTCTCAAAATGAAAATACCATTTCCAGACAGTCTGAATGTTTAACAAAACAAAGTGAACAGTTTTCACCTCGAAGAAAATGCAAGCCAGTGAGCAATCATCTTAACGGAAATACATGTTTTCCTGGAAAGTTGGAAAATCACAGAGATCAGGTGAGCAAGGTTAACATAACAACCAGATGTCCATCAACACCCGCAAGGAAGAAGCGTAAAATTATTGCTAGCTCTCGACGGTCACGGTATTTGCAGGCTCAAGCTCAAGAAATTGAATATAGACAGGGGAAACAAAAATTGACATTACTGGGGCAGGGCATCTTAAAAAGAATGAGAGAACCGCGTTATGATGTTTGCATTATTAGGCGCTCTAAGCGCCTGAGAGAACAGGCCCAGAAAATTCAAAATAAACTCTTACAGATTCAGAAAGAAAAGGTACTGATGAAATATGAAATGCAAAAGGCAAGTTGTCAGAAGAGGAAAAACAAGGAAGTGGTGGGAAGCAACCCACCATTCAGCAACGTGGAATTTTCAAACATAAATAGCAATATAAATGTGAATGCATGCTTTGACCTGGAAGCAGTTGGGATTCCAACTGAAAAATGGATAGAGAATATACCTGCAAATATATTAGGCATAGACATGTATACAGAGACATGTGACACCACAAATTCAGGAATTTGTATGACATTAGATCTTGTTGAATTGTCACGTGATGAGTATAAAACAAGGGATATAGAGAACAGTGAACCTGTTGTACCTGAGATGGAAACTTTGGCCATCACAATGACACCAGACATCGCTATATCTCAGGAGGAAATCATTGATAGGCGTTCACTGATTCCTATAGAGGTTGGAGATGGATTCAGTATGGAAATGTCTAGTGAAGGTACAGAAAGTGAGTTTCCAATGGTTATTGCAGATTTCAAACAGTCAAGGATGCCAATTAGTGATGATATGATTCCAGCAAATTCATTGGAATTAGAAAATTCGGAGAGAGATAACAAATGTATACATAATCTAGATAATGGAGGGAGTCATGAAGTAGAGGTCTCAAAGAAATCAATCCCACTTGATATGCAGAACAATGAAACTGCTTTTCATAAATACTTGCTGAACAGAAGTGATAAATGTATGTATATGGAGGAAAAAACGGAACAGTTTGAAATAGAGGATGCCAATGGCACTGCACCTAAACTAGAAGACTACAATCCAATACAGATAAGTGATCCTGAAAGCCCAATATTTGCAGCTATGGGAGATGATAGCAAATTTAATCAGAAATGTAACACCATCTGTATTGAAGAAGCTAGTACTGAAAATCATATGGAGAAAGTAAGTGCAATGGCATCACATGTTGATATATCCTTAATGGTGGATAGAGATACAACTTCATTGATTTCTGTAAATTCAGAAGAGCCAAACAAAGAGAATAAATGTCGAAGGAGTCTCAAGGAAAaaccaaaaatcaaacaagaggctCGAAATAAACAAGGACTTCGTTCTGCTGGCCAGAATGAAATTGCCAATGAGGGTGGGCTAGAAGAAGGCGGCTTTGGTACTAAGAGTTTTTCAAAATTAATAGACAGAAGTTCACGAGCAGATCAACCAACTCCCTTCCATAGTGAGATACACACTTTGGGGAACCCTGAATATTTGCAGGAAGTAACTAAAGCTGGCAATGCAAGTAACATCGCCCTGCAAATTGGAGGAAATGAGTCTATGGAGACAGACAACATAGGGACACAATATGTAGTAGTTTCCGATAGTAGAGATAGTGAGGAGGTTAATGCTAATAGTTGGATAGAGGAAGTAACTCCAAGTGTGCCGCATGCAAGTGCATCCAAAGGGACAGTTCAGAAAACATCTCCAGTGATatctataatctcagataatgcaAACAGAATGTTTGAGCATCAAAACTATTTCAAGGACAGAAAGAAGCAGTTGGGAGCACATCAAAACTATTGCAAGGACAGAAAGAAGCAGTTGGGAGCAGTTCTGCATGGAAAAAGAACTGTATTCTTAAGCAAAGAAGAAAATGATCTACGTTCTAGTGCAGAGAGAGTGAATAATCATTATGTGAATATGTCAACTGTAAATGTAGCATTGAAAAGAAAAGATCTTTCAGAGGACATAAAAATGAAGTTTCAACGGCTCTCTGCATCCATAGAATCTGAAATTCATAAACCTTCCCCTCCTGTTCTTGTCAGATGGTCAATGATAGAGAAAAAAAATGAGGTCCATGAAGGTTTTATATCTGATCTAATTATCAATGAGGATGGATTTGATTTCAATAGCACAATAGAAGAGAAAAGTTCTGACCTCAAGAATCTTTGGGAAGAAATGGAGCGGACACTAAATGGGGATCTTTGTGATTCAGAAAACATG CATCCAACAGACAGAGCATCAGCTGGTAATTCAGCAGAAGCAGAAGCAGAAGATGATGCATATAGTCATTTTTGCATAAGCGAGCATGAATTCATCTTAGATGAAGAGATTGGAATCATATGTCGAATATGCAATTTTGTGAAAACAGAGATAAATAATGTCAGTGCACCATTT CAACTCTGGAATTCAGAAACAATTCGGAGCCGCTCAAGAGATAATTTTTACATGGATAGGAATTTTGGAGATATTGTAATTCCAACATTGGATGATGACTCACCATGCAGCCAATCTAGCAAAATTTCTGAAAAGCATGATTCTGTGTGGGAAATAATTCCAGAATTGGAAGAGAAAATGAATGCCCACCAAAAGCGAGCATTTGAATTTCTATGGAGAAATCTTGCTGGTTCATTAGTCCCAGAAGAAATCGAGGCTTCAGAGAATGATATTGGGGGTTGCATTATTGCTCATGCTCCAGGGACAGGAAAGTCCTTCACGATCATAAGTTTCCTGCAGAGTTACATGACTTTGTTTCCAAGATGTAAGCCACTTATAATTGCCCCGAAAAGTATGCTATATACATGGGCAAGGGAGTTCCAAAAGTGGAATGTTAACATTCCTGTATATATTCTAAATTCATTGAGAGATTTTAAGAGAAAGGAAAATCCTCTCAGGATATCAGCAATGCTGAAGTCATGCAAAGCATCCCTCAGACAGATTTACAATGTTCATTGCATTGCAATGCTACATGAGTGGCATAAGAAGGAAAGCGTTCTGGTTTTAAGTTACCCATTGTTTTACACTTTGACAAATGAAGAAAATGCTAATTCTGAAGAAAGAATGCTAATTGGAAAGTACCTTAGCAGAAGTCCAGGTCTTTTAATACTTGATGAAGGGCACATTCCACGGAGCCACAGGTCAAAAATTTGGAACTTATTGATGAAAATAAATACAAGGTTAAGAATTTTGCTTTCAGGAACCTTGTTTCAAAATAATTTTGAGGAATACTTCAACACACTTTGTTTGGCAAGACCAGCATTTGTTGATCGCATTTTGCGATGGAGAAGGCACAGAAGCAAAGGGATTGAAGAAGAACAAAAGGAAAAGATAGCCAGACGCTATTTTGTTGAGGAAATTGCAAAAAAGATCAATATCAGGAGCATGGAGAGAGGTACATGTCGTCAGTTGTTAAAATCCATGACTGAAGACTTTATTGATGTTTATAAAGGGGATGTTTTAGGTACCCTCCCTGGCTTAAGAACCTATATGGTCATGCTGCGGCCAACTCATCTCCAAGAGACACTTCTCACAAAAATAGATGAAACAATCAATGTAAATAATGGTTCATCTCTGGAGCTGGAGTTCCTGGTCTCTATTGTCTCCATACATCCGTCACTTTTCAACGATCTTCTCTTCACAAGTAAGTACTTTAGCACTGACTATCGTAGCCTGGAAAGATTCAGAAAATATCCCGATCAAGgggtgaaattgaaatttgtggtCCAGATCATGGAGCTCTGCTCTTGTAAAGGGGAAAAGGTACTGATTTTCTGCCAGTACATTCCACCTCTGTTACTGCTGGAGGAAATCTTTCAGAGTCATTTTCATTGGTCCAAAGGTGAAGAAATTTTACTGCTCGAGGGTAAACACTCATTGGATGAACGTCAGGATGTAATTGACAAATTCAGTCAGCAAGGAGGAAAGGCACGTGTCCTTCTGGCATCCATCAAAGCTTGTGGTGTAGGTGTTAATCTGACAGAAGCTTCAAGGGTTATCCTTCTTGATCCAGTATGGAATCCCTCTTGCTCAAAGCAAGCTATATGCCGAGCTTTTCGCATGGGTCAAAAGAGGTTTGTTCATGTATATCAACTGATAGCatttggaactcttgaagaagagaAATATGAGAAAAGTGTGTGGAAGGAAAGAATGTCAAACCTGATATATTCAAGTGATGGTAGACAGAATGTTGAGGCTCTGAATATTGAAGATGATGTGCTCAGGCAGCTGGTGGAAGAAGACGGGACCATGTTCCAGAGAATCATGGAACAAGAGGATATTCAGAAACACAAGGATTCCTCTGATGACATGGAAATTGACATTGATGATATATTACCCTTGGACTGA